Below is a window of Candidatus Atribacteria bacterium DNA.
GTACATTTTATCCTGTGAAAAAAATAAAAATGACTTGATTTTTCCTACTTTAGCCTGGGCAGGCTATTTAAAGGATTGGCCCGGTCCCGCTGAAGGGGAACGACCTTCTGCTTATATTGTGATGTTAAACGATACGGAAATTATTAAAAACTATTGGTGTGATCCCGGCATTGCTGCTCAAAGTATTCTTTTGGGAGCAACCGAGAAAGGATTGGGAGGATGTATATTCGCTTCAGTAAAAAAAGATGAGCTAAGATCCGCCTTAAAAATTGATGAGAAATATGATATTTTATATGTATTGTCTATTGGCAAACCCAAAGAAAAGGTTGTGCTGGAAACAGTTGGCGCTGACGGAGATA
It encodes the following:
- a CDS encoding nitroreductase family protein; protein product: MLKDLIKKNRTYRRYDENFEIKRNVLEELVDLARLSASASNRQPLKYILSCEKNKNDLIFPTLAWAGYLKDWPGPAEGERPSAYIVMLNDTEIIKNYWCDPGIAAQSILLGATEKGLGGCIFASVKKDELRSALKIDEKYDILYVLSIGKPKEKVVLETVGADGDIKYWRDSQSVHHVPKRPLEEIIID